Proteins from a genomic interval of Mycolicibacterium grossiae:
- the ponA2 gene encoding transglycosylase/D,D-transpeptidase PonA2: MPEHPPTRPPTAVTVIKLAWCCLLASVIAAALMFPVIGGIGLASNRASDVVANGSAQLVEGEVPAVSTMTDAAGNPIAWLYNQRRFEVPSEQIANTMKLAIVSIEDKRFADHNGVDWQGTLTGLSGYLSGAADTRGGSTIEQQYIKNYQLLVVAQTEAEKRAAIETTPARKLREIRMALTLDKTFTKPEILTRYLNLVSFGNGAFGVQDAAQTYFGIDASALNWQQAALLAGMVQSTSTLNPYTNPDGALARRNLVLDTMIQNVPQEAEALRAAKEQPLGVLPQPQELPRGCIAAGDRAFFCDYVLEYLARAGISKEQVAKGGYLIRTTLDPNVQAQVKSSIDGIAAPDLDGVASVMSVIKPGKTSHPVVAMASNRTYGLNLDAGETMQPQPFSLVGDGAGSIFKVFTVAAALDMGMGINAQLDAPGRFEAKGLGSGGAKGCPPATWCVQNAGNYRGQMSVTDALATSPNTAFAKLISQIGVQRTVDMAVKLGLRSYALPGTARDYDPQSNESLADFVKRQNLGSFTLGPIEVNALELSNVAATLGSNGVWCPPNPIDKVFDRRGQEVSVTTETCEQVVPEGLANTLANAMSKDDTGSGTAAGSAGSVGWTLPMSGKTGTTEAHRSSGFLGFTNEFAAANYIYDDSTSPGELCSFPLRQCGSGDLFGGNEPARTWFTAMKPITPDTVALPPTDPRYVDGSPGSRVPSIAGMSEGLARQRLREAGFQVADQSTPVNSSSSAGTVVGTSPSGQTIPGAIITIQVSNGIAPPPPPPPAGIPIPGLDPNAPPPEVGSTVVNIPGLPPITVPVLGPPPPPPPP; the protein is encoded by the coding sequence ATGCCCGAGCACCCGCCGACACGACCGCCGACTGCGGTCACGGTGATCAAGCTGGCCTGGTGCTGCCTTCTGGCCAGCGTCATCGCGGCGGCACTGATGTTCCCCGTCATCGGCGGGATCGGCCTCGCGTCGAACCGCGCGTCCGACGTCGTCGCCAACGGATCGGCACAGCTCGTCGAGGGCGAGGTACCCGCCGTCTCGACCATGACCGACGCCGCGGGCAACCCGATCGCATGGCTCTACAACCAGCGCCGCTTCGAGGTGCCCAGCGAGCAGATCGCCAACACCATGAAGCTCGCGATCGTCTCCATCGAGGACAAGCGCTTCGCCGACCACAACGGCGTCGACTGGCAAGGCACCCTGACCGGCCTGTCCGGCTACCTGTCCGGCGCCGCCGACACCCGCGGCGGATCGACCATCGAGCAGCAGTACATCAAGAACTATCAGCTGCTGGTGGTCGCCCAGACCGAGGCGGAGAAACGCGCGGCGATCGAGACGACGCCCGCGCGCAAGCTGCGCGAGATCCGCATGGCGCTGACGCTCGACAAGACGTTCACCAAGCCCGAGATCCTCACGCGCTACCTGAACCTGGTGTCGTTCGGCAACGGGGCCTTCGGCGTCCAGGACGCCGCCCAGACCTACTTCGGCATCGACGCCTCGGCGCTGAACTGGCAGCAGGCCGCCCTGCTCGCCGGCATGGTGCAATCCACCAGCACCCTGAACCCGTACACCAACCCCGACGGCGCCCTGGCCCGGCGGAACCTGGTCCTCGACACGATGATTCAGAACGTTCCGCAGGAGGCCGAGGCGCTTCGGGCGGCCAAGGAGCAGCCGCTGGGCGTGCTGCCGCAGCCGCAGGAACTGCCGCGCGGCTGCATCGCCGCCGGTGACCGCGCCTTCTTCTGCGACTACGTGCTCGAGTACCTGGCCCGCGCCGGCATCAGCAAGGAGCAGGTCGCCAAGGGTGGCTACCTGATCCGCACCACGCTCGACCCGAACGTGCAGGCGCAGGTCAAGTCGTCGATCGACGGCATCGCCGCGCCCGACCTCGACGGCGTGGCCAGCGTGATGAGCGTGATCAAGCCCGGCAAGACGTCGCACCCCGTGGTCGCGATGGCGAGCAACCGCACCTACGGCCTCAACCTCGATGCCGGCGAGACCATGCAGCCGCAGCCGTTCTCCCTCGTCGGTGACGGCGCCGGTTCGATCTTCAAGGTCTTCACGGTCGCGGCGGCGCTCGACATGGGCATGGGCATCAACGCCCAGCTCGACGCCCCCGGCCGTTTCGAGGCGAAGGGCCTGGGCAGCGGCGGCGCGAAGGGCTGCCCACCCGCCACCTGGTGCGTGCAGAACGCCGGCAACTACCGCGGCCAGATGAGCGTGACCGACGCGTTGGCCACCTCCCCCAACACGGCGTTCGCGAAGCTGATCTCCCAGATCGGGGTGCAGCGGACCGTCGACATGGCCGTCAAGCTCGGGCTGCGCTCCTACGCGCTGCCCGGCACCGCCCGCGACTACGACCCGCAGAGCAACGAGAGCCTCGCCGACTTCGTCAAGCGGCAGAACCTCGGCTCCTTCACCCTCGGCCCCATCGAGGTCAACGCGCTGGAGCTGTCCAACGTCGCCGCCACGCTCGGATCGAACGGGGTCTGGTGCCCGCCGAACCCGATCGACAAGGTCTTCGACCGCCGCGGCCAAGAGGTGTCGGTGACCACCGAGACCTGTGAGCAGGTGGTCCCCGAAGGTCTCGCCAACACTCTGGCCAACGCCATGAGCAAGGACGACACCGGCTCCGGCACCGCGGCCGGCTCGGCGGGCTCGGTGGGCTGGACGCTGCCGATGTCGGGCAAGACGGGGACCACCGAGGCGCACCGCTCGTCGGGCTTCCTCGGCTTCACCAACGAGTTCGCCGCAGCCAACTACATCTACGACGACTCGACCAGCCCCGGTGAGCTGTGCTCGTTCCCGCTGCGTCAGTGCGGATCCGGCGACCTGTTCGGCGGCAACGAGCCGGCGCGGACGTGGTTCACGGCGATGAAGCCGATCACGCCGGACACCGTGGCGCTGCCCCCGACCGATCCCCGTTACGTCGACGGCTCGCCCGGCTCGAGGGTGCCCAGCATCGCGGGCATGTCCGAGGGTCTGGCGCGGCAGCGCCTGCGCGAGGCCGGGTTCCAGGTCGCCGACCAGTCCACCCCGGTGAACAGCTCGTCGTCGGCGGGCACGGTCGTCGGGACGTCGCCGTCCGGCCAGACCATCCCGGGCGCCATCATCACGATCCAGGTGAGCAACGGCATCGCGCCGCCGCCCCCGCCACCGCCGGCGGGCATCCCGATTCCGGGGCTGGACCCGAACGCCCCGCCGCCCGAGGTCGGGTCGACGGTGGTGAACATCCCGGGCCTGCCGCCGATCACCGTGCCGGTGCTCGGCCCCCCGCCGCCTCCCCCGCCGCCGTGA
- a CDS encoding ArsA family ATPase: MTTEPSSTSNRSAVGWPARLTKARLHFVTGKGGTGKSTIAAALALALAAGGRKVLLVEVEGRQGIAQLFDVPPLPYEEVKIATAEGGGQVNALAIDTEAAFLEYLDMFYNLGLAGRAMRRIGAVEFATTIAPGLRDVLLTGKIREIVTRGDKPDKTGKHPRYDAVVVDSPPTGRIARFLDVTKAVSDLAKGGPVHGQAESVVKVLHSDLTAIHLVTLLEALPIQETVEAIDELRELDLPIGSVIVNRNIPAYLDADDLTKAADGVVDADAVRVGLQKAGITLSDTDFAGLLTETIQHATRIAARAESAEQLDRIDVPRLALPALRDGVDLGSLYELAEELTQQGVR, encoded by the coding sequence GTGACCACAGAGCCGTCGTCCACCAGCAATCGCAGCGCGGTCGGCTGGCCCGCCCGGCTGACCAAGGCCCGCCTGCACTTCGTCACCGGCAAGGGCGGCACCGGCAAGTCGACCATCGCCGCGGCGCTCGCACTCGCGCTGGCCGCGGGCGGACGCAAGGTGCTGCTGGTCGAGGTGGAGGGCCGGCAGGGCATCGCCCAGCTCTTCGACGTGCCGCCGCTGCCCTACGAAGAGGTCAAGATCGCCACCGCCGAGGGCGGCGGCCAGGTGAACGCGCTGGCGATCGACACCGAGGCGGCGTTCCTCGAATACCTCGACATGTTCTACAACCTGGGCCTCGCCGGCCGGGCGATGCGCCGCATCGGCGCCGTCGAGTTCGCCACCACCATCGCGCCGGGTCTGCGCGACGTGCTGCTGACGGGCAAGATCCGCGAGATCGTCACGCGCGGCGACAAGCCGGACAAGACCGGCAAGCACCCCCGCTACGACGCCGTGGTGGTCGACTCCCCACCCACCGGCCGCATCGCCCGGTTCCTCGACGTGACGAAGGCCGTCTCCGACCTCGCCAAGGGCGGCCCCGTCCACGGCCAGGCCGAGAGCGTCGTCAAGGTGCTGCACTCCGACCTGACCGCCATCCACCTCGTCACGCTGCTCGAGGCGCTGCCCATCCAGGAGACCGTCGAGGCCATCGACGAACTGCGCGAACTCGACCTGCCCATCGGCAGCGTCATCGTCAACCGCAACATCCCGGCCTACCTCGACGCCGACGACCTCACCAAGGCCGCCGACGGCGTCGTCGACGCCGACGCCGTCCGCGTCGGCCTCCAGAAGGCCGGAATCACGTTGTCCGACACTGATTTCGCGGGTCTGCTGACCGAGACGATCCAGCACGCGACGCGCATCGCGGCCCGCGCCGAGAGCGCCGAGCAACTCGACCGGATCGACGTGCCGCGGCTCGCGCTGCCGGCGCTGCGTGACGGCGTCGATCTGGGCAGCCTCTACGAACTCGCCGAAGAACTCACCCAGCAGGGAGTCCGATGA
- a CDS encoding DUF4177 domain-containing protein — MSDVTKWEYSTVPLLTHATKQILDQWGEDGWELVSVLPGPTGEQHVAYLKRPK, encoded by the coding sequence ATGAGCGACGTGACCAAATGGGAGTACTCGACGGTGCCGCTGCTGACCCACGCGACGAAGCAGATTCTCGACCAGTGGGGCGAGGACGGCTGGGAGCTGGTGTCGGTGCTGCCCGGCCCCACCGGCGAGCAGCACGTCGCGTACCTCAAGCGACCGAAGTGA
- a CDS encoding metallophosphoesterase produces MKTSVRKNSAVLNSAVAAAGTLVAGLAYGSLIERNAYVVREVTMPVLTPGSSPLRVLHLSDFHMRPGQRRKQGWLRDLARWSPDLVVNTGDNLAHPKAVPAVVQAMGDLLSVPGLFVFGSNDYFGPKPKNPTSYLFDKSKRVTGAPLPWQDLRAAFTERGWLDMTHTRREIDVNGLVIAAAGVDDPHLVRDRYDTIAGRPNPAANLSLGITHAPYVRVLDRFAADGYQLVMAGHTHGGQLCLPFRGAVVTNCDLDPSRAKGASRWGSSMQLHVSAGIGTSPYAPVRFCCRPEATLLTLVAAPTGGGRAGSKAGVSQPTVSAR; encoded by the coding sequence ATGAAGACGTCGGTCAGGAAGAATTCGGCCGTGCTGAACTCGGCCGTGGCCGCCGCAGGCACGCTGGTCGCGGGGCTCGCCTACGGCTCGCTCATCGAACGCAACGCCTACGTCGTGCGCGAGGTGACGATGCCGGTGCTCACCCCCGGGTCGTCGCCGCTGCGCGTCCTGCACCTGTCCGACTTCCACATGCGCCCGGGTCAGCGTCGCAAGCAGGGGTGGCTGCGGGACCTCGCGCGGTGGAGCCCCGACCTGGTGGTCAACACCGGCGACAACCTCGCCCACCCGAAGGCCGTGCCCGCGGTCGTGCAGGCCATGGGTGACCTGCTGTCGGTACCCGGGCTCTTCGTGTTCGGCAGCAACGACTACTTCGGGCCCAAGCCGAAGAACCCGACGAGCTACCTGTTCGACAAGTCCAAGCGCGTCACGGGTGCACCGCTGCCGTGGCAGGACCTGCGCGCGGCGTTCACCGAGCGCGGCTGGCTGGACATGACGCACACCCGCCGGGAGATCGACGTCAACGGCCTGGTGATCGCCGCGGCCGGCGTCGACGATCCGCACCTGGTCCGCGACCGCTACGACACCATCGCGGGACGACCCAACCCGGCCGCCAACCTCTCCCTCGGCATCACCCACGCGCCGTACGTGCGCGTGCTGGACCGGTTCGCCGCCGACGGCTACCAGCTCGTGATGGCCGGGCACACCCACGGCGGGCAGCTGTGCCTGCCGTTCCGCGGCGCCGTGGTGACCAACTGCGACCTCGACCCGTCGCGCGCCAAGGGGGCGTCGCGGTGGGGCTCCTCGATGCAATTGCACGTGTCGGCCGGCATCGGCACCTCGCCGTACGCCCCGGTGCGGTTCTGCTGCCGCCCCGAGGCCACCCTGCTGACCCTCGTCGCGGCGCCCACCGGCGGCGGACGCGCAGGAAGCAAGGCGGGCGTCTCGCAGCCCACCGTCTCGGCGCGGTGA
- a CDS encoding RidA family protein, whose protein sequence is MTGGPAPSSWSERLADLGIELPEVVAPLAAYVPAVRTGDLVYTAGQLPIVGGELVATGKVGADVDAEEAKALARTCGLNALAAVHALVGIDAVVRVVKVVGFVASAPGFGGQPDVINGASELFGEVFGDAGAHARSAVGVSELPRNAPVEVEIVVEVA, encoded by the coding sequence GTGACCGGGGGCCCGGCGCCCAGCAGCTGGTCGGAGCGGCTCGCCGACCTCGGCATCGAGCTCCCCGAGGTGGTGGCGCCGCTGGCGGCCTACGTGCCCGCCGTGCGGACCGGCGATTTGGTGTACACCGCGGGGCAGCTGCCGATCGTCGGCGGCGAACTGGTGGCCACCGGGAAGGTCGGCGCGGACGTCGACGCCGAGGAGGCGAAGGCGCTGGCGCGGACGTGCGGTCTGAACGCCCTGGCGGCCGTGCACGCGCTCGTCGGCATCGACGCGGTGGTCCGCGTGGTCAAGGTCGTCGGCTTCGTGGCGTCCGCGCCCGGCTTCGGCGGTCAGCCCGACGTGATCAACGGGGCGTCGGAACTGTTCGGCGAGGTCTTCGGCGATGCGGGCGCGCACGCCCGGTCGGCGGTCGGGGTGTCCGAGCTGCCGCGCAACGCGCCGGTGGAGGTCGAGATCGTCGTCGAGGTCGCGTGA
- a CDS encoding WhiB family transcriptional regulator, which produces MSATRPAARKTTTCSPVAGVIQGAEAEARIAWVSQARCRQADPDELFVRGAAQRKAAVICRHCPVIAECGADALDNRVEFGVWGGMTERQRRALLKQHPEVVSWAEFFTTQRKHRSAV; this is translated from the coding sequence GTGTCAGCAACTCGGCCCGCGGCGCGTAAGACCACCACTTGTTCCCCGGTCGCTGGAGTCATCCAGGGTGCCGAGGCCGAGGCCCGCATCGCCTGGGTGTCCCAGGCCAGATGCCGGCAGGCAGATCCCGATGAGTTGTTCGTCCGCGGCGCCGCCCAGCGCAAGGCGGCCGTCATCTGCCGGCACTGCCCCGTGATCGCGGAGTGTGGCGCCGATGCGCTCGACAACCGCGTGGAGTTCGGCGTGTGGGGTGGCATGACCGAGCGTCAGCGCCGGGCCCTGCTCAAGCAGCATCCCGAGGTCGTCTCCTGGGCCGAGTTCTTCACGACGCAGCGCAAGCACCGCAGCGCGGTCTGA
- a CDS encoding ArsA family ATPase produces MSTAPRALDMHAILSDRSNRVVVCCGAGGVGKTTTAAAMALRAAEYGRTVVVLTIDPAKRLAQALGIQSLGNTPQRVPLAPEVPGELHAMMLDMRRTFDEMVVQYSGPERADAILENQFYQTVATSLAGTQEYMAMEKLGQLLGEDKWDLVVVDTPPSRNALDFLDAPKRLGSFMDSRLWKLLLAPGRGIGKLVTGAVGLAMKAMSTVLGSQMLSDAAGFVQSLDATFGGFREKADRTYELLKRRGTQFVVVSAAEPDALREASFFVDRLSQERMPLAGLILNRTHPMLSDLTPDRARDAADGAASGDPLTAAVLRIHADRAMTAKREVRLLSRFTGANPSVAIVGVPSLPFDVSDLEALRAIADQITGDTDAA; encoded by the coding sequence ATGAGCACCGCCCCGCGCGCGCTGGACATGCACGCGATCCTCTCCGACCGCTCCAACCGCGTCGTGGTGTGTTGCGGCGCAGGCGGTGTCGGCAAGACGACCACCGCCGCGGCGATGGCGTTGCGGGCCGCGGAGTACGGCCGCACCGTGGTGGTGCTGACGATCGACCCGGCCAAGCGGCTCGCGCAGGCGCTCGGCATCCAGAGCCTCGGCAACACTCCGCAGCGGGTGCCGCTGGCACCGGAGGTGCCCGGCGAACTGCACGCGATGATGCTCGACATGCGTCGCACGTTCGACGAGATGGTGGTGCAGTACTCCGGCCCCGAGCGGGCCGACGCCATCCTGGAGAACCAGTTCTACCAAACCGTGGCCACGTCCCTCGCCGGCACGCAGGAGTACATGGCCATGGAGAAGCTGGGTCAGCTGCTGGGTGAGGACAAGTGGGACCTGGTGGTGGTCGACACGCCGCCGTCGCGCAATGCCCTGGACTTCCTCGACGCCCCCAAGCGGCTCGGCAGCTTCATGGACAGCCGGCTGTGGAAGCTGCTGCTGGCGCCCGGGCGTGGCATCGGCAAGCTGGTGACCGGCGCCGTGGGCCTGGCGATGAAGGCGATGTCGACCGTGCTCGGTTCGCAGATGCTGTCCGACGCAGCGGGATTCGTCCAGTCGCTGGACGCGACCTTCGGCGGTTTCCGGGAGAAGGCCGACCGCACCTACGAGCTGCTCAAGCGCCGCGGCACCCAGTTCGTCGTGGTGTCGGCGGCCGAACCGGACGCGCTGCGCGAGGCATCGTTCTTCGTCGACCGGCTCTCCCAGGAACGGATGCCGCTCGCGGGTCTGATCCTCAACCGCACGCACCCGATGCTGTCCGACCTGACGCCGGATCGCGCCCGCGACGCCGCGGACGGCGCGGCATCCGGCGACCCGCTCACCGCGGCGGTGCTGCGGATCCACGCGGACCGGGCGATGACCGCCAAGCGCGAGGTGCGGCTGCTGTCGCGGTTCACCGGCGCGAACCCGAGCGTCGCCATCGTGGGCGTGCCGTCACTGCCGTTCGACGTCTCCGACCTCGAGGCGCTGCGCGCCATTGCCGATCAGATCACCGGCGACACCGACGCCGCCTGA
- a CDS encoding Crp/Fnr family transcriptional regulator: MDEILARAGIIQGVEPAAVSALTKELQPVDFPRGHTVFAEGEPGDRLYIIISGKVKIGRRSPDGRENLLTIMGPSDMFGELSIFDPGPRTSSATTITEVRAVAMNRDALKAWIKDRPEIADQLLRVLARRLRRTNNNLADLIFTDVPGRVAKQLLQLAQRFGTQEGGSLRVTHDLTQEEIAQLVGASRETVNKALADFAHRGWIRLEGKSVLISDSERLARRAR; the protein is encoded by the coding sequence GTGGACGAGATCCTGGCGAGGGCCGGAATCATCCAGGGAGTCGAACCAGCTGCGGTCTCCGCGCTGACCAAGGAACTCCAACCCGTCGACTTTCCGCGTGGGCACACGGTGTTCGCCGAAGGCGAGCCCGGCGACCGGCTGTACATCATCATCTCCGGCAAGGTGAAGATCGGGCGGCGCTCGCCCGACGGCCGGGAGAACCTGCTGACCATCATGGGTCCGTCGGACATGTTCGGCGAGCTGTCGATCTTCGATCCCGGGCCGCGGACGTCGAGCGCGACCACCATCACCGAGGTGCGCGCGGTCGCGATGAACCGCGACGCGCTCAAGGCGTGGATCAAGGACCGCCCCGAGATCGCCGACCAGCTGCTGCGCGTGCTGGCTCGCCGGCTCCGCCGCACCAACAACAACCTGGCCGACCTCATCTTCACCGACGTGCCCGGCCGCGTCGCCAAGCAGCTGCTGCAGCTGGCTCAGCGCTTCGGCACCCAGGAGGGCGGCTCGCTGCGCGTGACGCACGACCTGACCCAGGAGGAGATCGCCCAGCTCGTCGGCGCCTCGCGCGAGACGGTGAACAAGGCGCTCGCCGACTTCGCCCACCGCGGCTGGATCCGGCTCGAGGGCAAGAGCGTGCTGATCAGCGACTCCGAGCGCCTGGCCCGCCGCGCCCGCTAG
- a CDS encoding MBL fold metallo-hydrolase, whose translation MTSAGALEHPAYGTVRRVTETASVLLCDNPGMMTLEGTNTWVLRAPGSDELVIVDPGPDDVAHVDRIAALGRIALVLISHKHGDHTDGIDALVDRTGAVVRAVGSGFLRGLGGPLTDGEVIDAAGLRITVLATPGHTADSLSFVLPDAVLTADTVLGRGTTVIDNEDGSLRDYLESLRRLQGLGDRRVLPGHGPDLPDLAAVTATYLAHREERLEQVRDALRRLGEDATARQIVEDVYTDVDEKLWDHAEWSVQAQLNYLRG comes from the coding sequence GTGACCTCGGCCGGGGCGCTCGAGCATCCCGCGTACGGCACCGTGCGCCGGGTGACCGAGACGGCCTCGGTGCTGCTGTGCGACAACCCCGGCATGATGACCCTCGAGGGCACCAACACTTGGGTGCTGCGGGCGCCGGGCAGCGACGAGCTGGTGATCGTCGACCCCGGTCCCGACGACGTCGCGCACGTCGACCGGATCGCCGCGCTCGGCAGGATCGCGCTGGTGCTGATCAGCCACAAGCACGGTGACCACACCGACGGCATCGACGCCCTCGTCGACCGCACTGGAGCGGTCGTGCGCGCCGTGGGCAGCGGCTTCCTGCGAGGTCTCGGCGGTCCGCTCACCGACGGCGAGGTGATCGACGCCGCCGGTCTGCGCATCACGGTGCTCGCGACACCCGGGCACACCGCGGACTCGCTGTCGTTCGTGCTGCCCGACGCGGTGCTGACCGCCGACACCGTCCTGGGCCGCGGCACCACCGTCATCGACAACGAGGACGGCAGCCTGCGCGACTACCTCGAATCGCTGCGCCGGCTCCAGGGACTCGGGGACCGCCGGGTGCTGCCCGGGCACGGCCCCGACCTGCCGGATCTGGCCGCGGTCACGGCCACCTATCTCGCACACCGCGAGGAACGGCTCGAGCAGGTGCGCGACGCGCTGCGCCGGCTCGGTGAGGACGCCACCGCGCGGCAGATCGTCGAGGACGTCTACACCGACGTCGACGAGAAGCTCTGGGACCACGCGGAGTGGTCGGTACAGGCGCAGCTGAACTACCTGCGCGGGTGA
- the cds1 gene encoding L-cysteine desulfhydrase Cds1, which yields MTARGSIASRSRPRAWVDDAIRLIEADARRSADTHLLRYPLPSAWSGPDADVQLYLKDETTHITGSLKHRLARSLFLYGLCNGWIDENTTVIEASSGSTAVSEAYFAAMLDLPFIAVMPSSTSATKIALIESQGGRCHFVADAAQVYAEAERLAEETGGHYLDQFTNAERATDWRGNNNIAESIYDQMRYETHPCPDWIVVGAGTGGTSATIGRFIRYRRHRTQLCVVDPENSAFFPSYAQGRDVNGSSSRIEGIGRPRVEPSFLPEVVDRMVQVPDRASVAAAHHVSAVLGRRVGPSTGTNVWGAFGLIAEMVAAGRSGSVVTLIADSGDRYADTYFDAAWLTSSGLDPSESLATLAAFETSGAWPS from the coding sequence GTGACGGCACGCGGGTCGATCGCCTCGCGTTCCCGGCCACGCGCCTGGGTGGACGACGCCATCCGGCTGATCGAGGCCGACGCCCGCCGCAGCGCGGACACGCACCTGCTGCGGTATCCGCTGCCGTCGGCGTGGAGCGGTCCCGACGCCGACGTACAGCTGTACCTCAAGGACGAGACCACGCACATCACCGGCAGCCTCAAGCACCGGTTGGCGCGGTCGCTGTTCCTCTACGGGCTCTGCAACGGCTGGATCGACGAGAACACCACCGTCATCGAAGCGTCGTCCGGGTCGACGGCGGTGTCCGAGGCGTACTTCGCCGCCATGCTCGACCTGCCGTTCATCGCGGTCATGCCGTCATCGACCAGCGCGACGAAGATCGCGCTCATCGAATCCCAAGGCGGGCGGTGCCACTTCGTCGCCGACGCCGCGCAGGTCTACGCGGAGGCCGAGCGTCTCGCCGAGGAGACCGGCGGCCACTACCTCGATCAATTCACCAACGCCGAGCGGGCCACCGACTGGCGCGGCAACAATAACATCGCCGAGTCGATCTACGACCAGATGCGCTACGAGACCCACCCCTGCCCGGACTGGATCGTGGTCGGTGCGGGTACCGGCGGCACCAGCGCGACGATCGGCCGCTTCATCCGCTACCGGCGCCATCGGACCCAGCTGTGCGTCGTGGATCCGGAGAACTCCGCGTTCTTCCCGTCCTACGCCCAGGGCCGCGACGTCAACGGGTCGTCGTCGCGCATCGAGGGGATCGGGCGGCCGCGCGTCGAGCCGTCGTTCCTGCCCGAGGTGGTCGACCGCATGGTCCAGGTGCCCGATCGGGCGTCCGTCGCCGCCGCCCACCACGTCAGCGCGGTGTTGGGCCGACGCGTCGGACCCTCGACGGGCACCAACGTATGGGGCGCCTTTGGGCTGATTGCCGAGATGGTGGCGGCGGGACGTAGCGGATCGGTCGTCACGCTGATCGCCGACAGCGGCGATCGCTACGCCGACACCTACTTCGACGCCGCGTGGCTCACCAGTTCCGGGCTGGATCCGTCGGAGTCGTTGGCAACGCTCGCCGCGTTCGAGACGTCCGGCGCCTGGCCGTCGTAG
- the nth gene encoding endonuclease III, translating to MNCVAARATASKAAPEKKWSTETHLGLTRRARRMNRTLAQAFPHVYCELDFTNPLELTVATILSAQSTDKRVNLTTPALFARYRTAVDYAGADRAELEELIRPTGFYRNKATSLMRLGQELVERFDGEVPRTLDELVTLPGIGRKTANVVLGNAFDIPGITVDTHFGRLVRRWRWTELEDPVKVEHAVGELIERKEWTVLSHRVIFHGRRVCHARKPACGVCVLAKDCPSFGAGPTDPATAAVLVKGPETEHLLALAGLEA from the coding sequence CTGAACTGCGTGGCAGCACGTGCGACGGCGAGCAAGGCGGCGCCGGAGAAGAAGTGGTCGACCGAGACGCACCTGGGCTTGACCCGGCGCGCCCGACGCATGAACCGCACACTCGCACAGGCGTTTCCACACGTCTACTGCGAACTCGACTTCACCAACCCGCTCGAACTCACCGTGGCGACCATCCTGTCGGCGCAGAGCACCGACAAGCGGGTCAACCTGACGACGCCGGCGTTGTTCGCGCGCTACCGCACCGCGGTCGACTACGCCGGCGCCGACCGTGCCGAACTCGAGGAGCTGATCCGGCCCACGGGCTTCTACCGCAACAAGGCCACGTCGCTGATGCGGCTCGGCCAGGAACTGGTGGAGCGCTTCGACGGCGAGGTCCCGCGCACCCTGGACGAACTCGTCACGCTGCCCGGGATCGGCCGCAAGACCGCCAACGTCGTGCTGGGCAACGCCTTCGACATCCCCGGGATCACCGTCGACACCCACTTCGGTCGGCTGGTCCGCCGCTGGCGGTGGACCGAGCTGGAGGATCCGGTGAAGGTGGAGCACGCGGTCGGCGAGCTGATCGAGCGCAAGGAATGGACCGTGCTCAGCCACCGCGTCATCTTCCACGGCCGTCGGGTGTGTCACGCGCGCAAGCCCGCGTGCGGAGTGTGCGTGCTGGCCAAGGACTGCCCGTCCTTCGGCGCCGGGCCCACCGACCCGGCCACCGCGGCCGTGCTCGTCAAGGGTCCGGAGACCGAGCACCTGCTGGCGCTGGCCGGGCTGGAGGCATGA